The segment TCTTACCAGCCAATCCTCAGAAAAAATATATTTTATCTATATCTTCTCCGGGTTAGGGGCTCTCCAGTCAGGAGACTCTCCACGATAATTCATTAGGTAATTAGCGCGATCCTGAAGCTTTACTCTATCTATTCTCCATACATTATATATTCCAAATTTTCCAAGTTTAATAGGCTGCATAGCCTTCCAGTGAGGATGGCCGCTTGTTTGATTATCAATAACCACCAAAACAGTCTGGGAGGAATTCGCCGATCCAATAGGTTTTCCTGCCCATCCTTGTCTTACTTCAGCATTCAATCTATCTGCCAGATTGACAAGTCCTTCTGCATCATTAGCTTCAAAAATAATAATTTGTTTAGTGTAAAAATGTATTGAGGGCTTATTTATGCCTACCATAGCAATTGCCTCATTATCCTTTTGAGAAGACACCAATAGATTGGACACCTGCCGTAACGGTAATTGCCTTAGGCTATCACTAATATTCCACAAAGGTAGCATAAAAAATAACTGGAAAAGTATTAAAGGTATTTGGGTTAAATAAAATCTTCTATGATTATTTTTAACAACTAAAATCAATCCTGATAACGCTGTAAGTCCAAGAAGTAAAGACCCTTTAAACGGCAAGTTCCTTGAGATAAATTCACTGGAAAAATTAGGTATCTCAGGATCATAAACAGAATATATCCATGTTTTAGAAAGCCAAAGTACTAATGCAAGAGAAAAAGATAAAGATATCAAAGCCCATAAAGAAGCTTTATACCTTAGACTCTTATTAATATTCATATTAGAGGAGATCCCTATCAAAATTGCTGCTGCTGGAGTGGCTGGTAACCAATAGCTTGGTAATTTAGTCGCTGCAAAAGTAAATAAAAGAAAAACGGAAATTAACCAGCAAGAAGCAAACTTTAAGATAGATTTATCTGGCTCTATAAAGTCTAGATTCTTACTTTTAATTAAAGCAGAAATTGATTCAAATAAACCTAATAATAGGAAGGGTGTAAATGGCAAAGATGCTACTAACATAATAAATATAAAGAACCACCAAGGCTGAGAATGGCTATTAACAACAGAGGTTAATCTCTGAAAATTATGGTATCCAAAAAAACTATCCCA is part of the Prochlorococcus marinus str. MIT 0919 genome and harbors:
- a CDS encoding ArnT family glycosyltransferase, with translation MIFCWQLGSTGLVDETPPLFAASGRAMSITGDWLTPRVNGLTRFDKPPLVYWLMGFFYSLPGQSIWDPLGTWSARLPSALSTLMLMLILGDTVMRWPGVHIAAPRRAALVTSLAFALSPLVLIWSRIAVSDALLCSTLGISLLLSWRTYVRPIKKYWLWQWIFLGLAVLSKGPVAIVLALMTLFAFAFIQKDYINIIARLKPLKGLSVALLVSIPWYLLELLVEGKPFWDSFFGYHNFQRLTSVVNSHSQPWWFFIFIMLVASLPFTPFLLLGLFESISALIKSKNLDFIEPDKSILKFASCWLISVFLLFTFAATKLPSYWLPATPAAAILIGISSNMNINKSLRYKASLWALISLSFSLALVLWLSKTWIYSVYDPEIPNFSSEFISRNLPFKGSLLLGLTALSGLILVVKNNHRRFYLTQIPLILFQLFFMLPLWNISDSLRQLPLRQVSNLLVSSQKDNEAIAMVGINKPSIHFYTKQIIIFEANDAEGLVNLADRLNAEVRQGWAGKPIGSANSSQTVLVVIDNQTSGHPHWKAMQPIKLGKFGIYNVWRIDRVKLQDRANYLMNYRGESPDWRAPNPEKI